One region of Anaeromyxobacter paludicola genomic DNA includes:
- a CDS encoding CgeB family protein, with amino-acid sequence MELVVFGLTVSSSWGNGHATLWRGLAAALARAGHRLHFFERDLPFYRPWRDLDRLPAGRLVLYRDWAEALPLAREALARCDAALVTSYCPDALPATALVLSEEVPVRAFYDMDSPVTLSRARAGEEVAYVGPAGLGGFDLVLSYAGGPALAALEETFGARRAVPLYGSVDPGVHRPAAPLDRFRADLSYLGTWAADRQAALEALLLEPARRRPARTFAIAGAQYPADFPWRENVLFVHHLPPAEHPAFYCSSSLTLNVTRGPMAAMGFCPSGRLFEAAACGVAALSDRWEGLEGFFEPGREILVARTAEEATAAVDRPAPALRALGDAARRRVMAHHTADHRAAELVAYLEEARRPARRRAGAEPAPAGA; translated from the coding sequence ATGGAGCTCGTCGTCTTCGGACTCACCGTCAGCTCGAGCTGGGGCAACGGCCACGCGACGCTCTGGCGAGGCCTCGCCGCCGCGCTGGCGCGCGCCGGGCACCGGCTCCACTTCTTCGAGCGCGACCTGCCGTTCTACCGGCCCTGGCGCGACCTCGACCGCCTGCCGGCCGGCCGCCTCGTGCTCTACCGCGACTGGGCCGAGGCGCTGCCGCTCGCCCGGGAGGCGCTGGCGCGCTGCGACGCCGCGCTCGTCACCTCCTACTGCCCGGACGCGCTCCCCGCGACCGCGCTCGTCCTCTCGGAGGAGGTGCCGGTCCGCGCCTTCTACGACATGGACTCGCCGGTCACGCTCTCGCGGGCGCGCGCCGGCGAGGAGGTGGCCTACGTCGGCCCGGCGGGGCTCGGCGGGTTCGACCTCGTGCTCTCCTACGCCGGCGGGCCGGCCCTGGCGGCGCTCGAGGAGACGTTCGGGGCGCGCCGCGCCGTGCCGCTGTACGGCTCGGTGGACCCCGGCGTCCACCGGCCGGCGGCGCCGCTCGACCGCTTCCGCGCCGACCTCTCCTACCTCGGGACCTGGGCCGCCGACCGGCAGGCGGCGCTCGAGGCCCTGCTCCTCGAGCCGGCGCGGCGCCGGCCCGCGCGCACCTTCGCCATCGCCGGCGCGCAGTACCCGGCCGACTTCCCCTGGCGCGAGAACGTCCTCTTCGTCCACCACCTGCCGCCCGCGGAGCACCCGGCCTTCTACTGCTCCTCCTCGCTCACGCTCAACGTGACGCGCGGGCCGATGGCGGCCATGGGCTTCTGCCCGTCCGGCCGGCTCTTCGAGGCCGCCGCCTGCGGCGTCGCGGCGCTGTCGGACCGGTGGGAGGGGCTCGAGGGCTTCTTCGAGCCGGGGCGCGAGATCCTGGTGGCGCGGACCGCCGAGGAGGCGACGGCGGCGGTGGATCGCCCCGCCCCGGCGCTGCGCGCCCTGGGCGACGCGGCCCGCCGCCGCGTGATGGCGCACCACACCGCCGACCACCGCGCCGCCGAGCTGGTCGCGTACCTCGAGGAGGCGCGCCGCCCGGCGCGCCGGCGCGCGGGGGCGGAGCCGGCGCCGGCGGGCGCGTGA
- a CDS encoding CgeB family protein codes for MSAPLDIVFLGLSITSSWGNGHAVTYRGLVRELCRAGHRVLFLERDVPWYAENRDLPAPPFGRTALYRSLDELRGRFAEQVREADLVVVGSYVPDGVAVGEWALSAARGRTAFYDIDTPVTLANVRRGECGYLTAAQVPRYDLYLSFTGGPLLERIERELGARRARPLYCSCDPEEHRPAEVPLRWDLGYLGTYSADRQPALEALLVEPARRWPAGRFAVVGPMFPPGLRWPANVDRSAHLSPREHRGFYGAQRFTLNVTRADMVQAGWSPSVRLFEAAACGTPVVSDRWPGIEDFFRPGEELLLARSSEEALAIVRDTPEAARRRIGAAARRRVLAEHTAAHRARALEGYLS; via the coding sequence GTGAGCGCACCCCTCGACATCGTCTTCCTCGGCCTCTCGATCACCTCGTCGTGGGGGAACGGCCACGCCGTCACCTACCGCGGGCTCGTGCGCGAGCTCTGCCGCGCCGGTCACCGGGTGCTCTTCCTCGAGCGCGACGTCCCCTGGTACGCCGAGAACCGCGATCTGCCGGCGCCGCCCTTCGGCCGGACCGCCCTGTACCGGAGCCTGGACGAGCTCCGCGGGCGCTTCGCGGAGCAGGTCCGGGAGGCCGACCTGGTGGTGGTCGGGAGCTACGTCCCCGACGGCGTGGCGGTGGGGGAGTGGGCCCTCTCCGCCGCCCGCGGGCGGACGGCGTTCTACGACATCGACACCCCGGTGACGCTCGCCAACGTCCGGCGCGGCGAGTGCGGCTACCTCACGGCGGCGCAGGTGCCGCGCTACGATCTCTACCTCTCCTTCACCGGCGGCCCGCTCCTGGAGCGGATCGAGCGCGAGCTCGGCGCGCGGCGCGCCCGCCCGCTCTACTGCAGCTGCGACCCCGAGGAGCATCGCCCGGCGGAGGTGCCCCTCCGGTGGGATCTCGGCTATCTCGGGACCTACAGCGCCGACCGGCAGCCGGCGCTCGAGGCGCTGCTGGTCGAGCCGGCCCGGCGCTGGCCCGCGGGGCGCTTCGCGGTGGTGGGCCCGATGTTCCCGCCCGGGCTCCGCTGGCCCGCCAACGTGGACCGGAGCGCCCACCTCTCGCCGCGCGAGCACCGCGGGTTCTACGGCGCGCAGCGCTTCACGCTCAACGTCACCCGCGCCGACATGGTGCAGGCGGGCTGGTCGCCGAGCGTGCGGCTCTTCGAGGCCGCCGCCTGCGGGACGCCGGTGGTGAGCGATCGGTGGCCCGGGATCGAGGACTTCTTCCGGCCCGGGGAGGAGCTCCTCCTGGCGCGGTCGTCCGAGGAGGCGCTCGCCATCGTGCGCGACACGCCGGAGGCGGCGCGGCGCCGCATCGGCGCGGCGGCGCGGCGGCGCGTGCTCGCCGAGCACACGGCGGCGCACCGGGCGCGCGCCCTGGAGGGCTACCTGTCGTGA
- a CDS encoding UDP-glucose dehydrogenase family protein, giving the protein MRIAVIGTGYVGLVAGACLADSGNEVVCVDADARKVRALADGRVPIFEPGLEELVRKNGAAGRLSFTSDVAAAAEAEVVFLAVGTPEGEDGSADLAHVLEAAEGLARVREGYTLVAVKSTVPVGTGERIRRVMLQVNPGLDLDVASNPEFMKEGAAVADFQKPDRVVIGTLSERARALLGELYAPFVRTEKPILFMDPRSAELTKYAANAMLATRISFMNDIALLCERTGADVDLVRKGMGADARIGYSFLFPGVGYGGSCFPKDVKALIATGREGGLDLEILKAVERTNLRQKRALVQKAVRHFGALEGLLAAVWGLAFKPRTDDMREAPAIEVMEGLLGKGAQVRCHDPVAEPAARRWFHDRVEYARSIYDCVEGADALFVVTEWNQFRKPDLRKVKRLMRHPVIFDGRNVFDPARMRELGFAYYAIGRP; this is encoded by the coding sequence GTGAGGATCGCGGTCATCGGGACGGGGTACGTGGGGCTCGTGGCCGGCGCCTGCCTCGCCGACTCCGGCAACGAGGTGGTCTGCGTGGACGCCGACGCCCGCAAGGTGCGGGCGCTCGCGGACGGGCGGGTCCCCATCTTCGAGCCCGGGCTCGAGGAGCTGGTCCGGAAGAACGGCGCCGCCGGCCGGCTCTCGTTCACGAGCGACGTCGCCGCCGCGGCCGAGGCGGAGGTGGTCTTCCTGGCGGTCGGGACGCCGGAGGGGGAGGACGGGAGCGCCGATCTCGCCCACGTGCTCGAGGCGGCCGAGGGGCTCGCCCGCGTGCGCGAGGGCTACACGCTCGTGGCGGTGAAGAGCACGGTGCCGGTCGGCACGGGCGAGCGGATCCGGCGGGTCATGCTGCAGGTCAACCCGGGGCTCGACCTCGACGTGGCGTCGAACCCGGAGTTCATGAAGGAGGGGGCGGCGGTCGCCGACTTCCAGAAGCCCGACCGCGTGGTGATCGGCACGCTCTCCGAGCGGGCCCGCGCGCTCCTGGGCGAGCTCTACGCCCCGTTCGTCCGCACCGAGAAGCCCATCCTGTTCATGGACCCGCGCTCGGCCGAGCTCACCAAGTACGCGGCCAACGCCATGCTGGCGACGCGCATCTCCTTCATGAACGACATCGCGCTGCTCTGCGAGCGGACCGGCGCCGACGTGGATCTCGTCCGCAAGGGGATGGGAGCGGACGCCCGCATCGGCTACTCGTTCCTCTTCCCGGGCGTCGGTTACGGCGGCTCCTGCTTCCCCAAGGACGTGAAGGCGCTCATCGCCACCGGCCGGGAGGGGGGGCTCGACCTGGAGATCCTGAAGGCGGTGGAGCGGACCAACCTGCGCCAGAAGCGGGCGCTGGTGCAGAAGGCGGTGCGCCACTTCGGCGCGCTCGAGGGGCTGCTGGCCGCGGTCTGGGGGCTCGCGTTCAAGCCGCGCACCGACGACATGCGCGAGGCGCCCGCCATCGAGGTGATGGAGGGGCTCCTCGGGAAGGGCGCCCAGGTGCGCTGCCACGATCCGGTCGCCGAGCCGGCGGCGCGGCGGTGGTTCCACGATCGGGTGGAGTACGCGCGCTCCATCTACGACTGCGTGGAGGGGGCCGACGCGCTCTTCGTGGTCACCGAGTGGAACCAGTTCCGCAAGCCCGACCTGCGCAAGGTGAAGCGGCTCATGCGCCACCCGGTGATCTTCGACGGCCGGAACGTCTTCGACCCGGCGCGGATGCGCGAGCTCGGGTTCGCCTACTACGCCATCGGCCGGCCCTGA
- a CDS encoding sugar phosphate nucleotidyltransferase, translated as MWGIIPAAGVGSRIQPLAFSKELLPVGTQVVDGTERPRAVSEYLVERMLRAGADKLCFVISPGKSDIVEYFGGAVGAAAICYAVQPRPLGLCDALFRALPLVAPEEPVLVGLPDTVWFPEDGLARLGPGLSFLCFPVDRPELFDAVDATPEGEVRQIQVKHPAPRTRWVWGAFRLTGAILRALHRLWLERDRRDEYVGTLVNAWLARGGAARAVRAGEAYVDTGTLHGYHEAILILRRRAAVAAADAEAGAPLAP; from the coding sequence ATGTGGGGGATCATCCCGGCCGCGGGCGTGGGGAGCCGCATCCAGCCGCTGGCGTTCTCGAAGGAGCTCCTGCCGGTCGGCACGCAGGTGGTGGACGGCACCGAGCGCCCGCGCGCGGTGAGCGAGTACCTCGTCGAGCGCATGCTGCGGGCCGGCGCCGACAAGCTCTGCTTCGTCATCTCCCCCGGCAAGAGCGACATCGTGGAGTACTTCGGGGGCGCGGTCGGCGCCGCCGCGATCTGCTACGCGGTGCAGCCCCGGCCGCTCGGGCTCTGCGACGCGCTCTTCCGCGCCCTGCCGCTGGTCGCGCCGGAGGAGCCGGTGCTGGTGGGGCTCCCCGACACGGTCTGGTTCCCGGAGGACGGGCTGGCGCGGCTCGGCCCGGGCCTCTCCTTCCTCTGCTTCCCGGTGGACCGGCCCGAGCTCTTCGACGCGGTGGACGCCACGCCGGAGGGCGAGGTGCGGCAGATCCAGGTGAAGCACCCGGCGCCGCGGACGCGCTGGGTGTGGGGCGCGTTCCGGCTCACGGGCGCGATCCTGCGGGCGCTGCACCGGCTCTGGCTCGAGCGCGACCGGCGCGACGAGTACGTGGGAACGCTCGTGAACGCCTGGCTGGCGCGCGGCGGCGCGGCGCGGGCGGTGCGCGCCGGGGAGGCGTACGTGGACACCGGGACGCTGCACGGGTACCACGAGGCGATCCTGATCCTGCGCCGGCGCGCCGCGGTGGCGGCGGCGGACGCCGAGGCCGGGGCGCCGCTCGCGCCCTGA
- a CDS encoding superoxide dismutase, translating to MADVKKYAEQDFSKVRGLTGISDKQLEEHLKLYAGYVKRTNALTEKLSAMCAAGQASGADPVFAELTRRLGFEYDGMILHEYYFGNMTAGAQAEPPAGGKLRQALEASFGKYETWLGDFRAIATMPGVGWAILYQDPNTGWLSNHWVTLHNDGHPAGFKPILVMDGWEHAFMRDYLATERAKYVDAFFKNVSWEACEKRLK from the coding sequence ATGGCCGACGTCAAGAAGTACGCGGAGCAGGACTTCTCCAAGGTCCGCGGGCTCACCGGGATCTCCGACAAGCAGCTCGAGGAGCACCTCAAGCTCTACGCGGGCTACGTCAAGCGCACCAACGCGCTCACCGAGAAGCTCTCGGCGATGTGCGCCGCAGGACAGGCCTCGGGCGCCGACCCGGTGTTCGCGGAGCTCACCCGCCGCCTCGGCTTCGAGTACGACGGCATGATCCTGCACGAGTACTACTTCGGGAACATGACCGCCGGCGCGCAGGCCGAGCCCCCCGCGGGCGGCAAGCTGCGCCAGGCCCTCGAGGCCTCCTTCGGCAAGTACGAGACCTGGCTCGGCGACTTCCGCGCCATCGCCACCATGCCGGGCGTCGGCTGGGCGATCCTGTACCAGGACCCGAACACCGGCTGGCTCTCGAACCACTGGGTCACGCTGCACAACGACGGCCACCCGGCCGGCTTCAAGCCCATCCTGGTGATGGACGGCTGGGAGCACGCCTTCATGCGCGACTACCTCGCCACCGAGCGGGCCAAGTACGTGGACGCGTTCTTCAAGAACGTGAGCTGGGAGGCCTGCGAGAAGCGGCTGAAGTAG
- the rpsL gene encoding 30S ribosomal protein S12 produces MPTISQLVRQGREQLKTKKKAPALVESPQKRGVCTRVYTTTPKKPNSALRKVARVRLTNGFEVTSYIPGVGHNLQEHSVVLIRGGRVKDLPGVRYHIIRGTLDAVGVQGRKQGRSKYGAKRPS; encoded by the coding sequence ATGCCGACCATCAGCCAGCTTGTGCGCCAGGGGCGCGAGCAGCTCAAGACGAAGAAGAAGGCGCCGGCGCTCGTCGAGTCGCCGCAGAAGCGCGGCGTCTGCACCCGCGTCTACACCACGACCCCCAAGAAGCCGAACTCGGCCCTCCGCAAGGTGGCCCGCGTCCGCCTCACCAACGGCTTCGAGGTGACGAGCTACATCCCGGGCGTCGGCCACAACCTGCAGGAGCACTCGGTGGTGCTCATCCGCGGGGGCCGCGTGAAGGACCTCCCGGGCGTGCGCTACCACATCATTCGCGGGACGCTCGATGCGGTCGGCGTCCAGGGCCGCAAGCAGGGTCGCTCCAAGTACGGCGCCAAGCGCCCGAGCTAA
- a CDS encoding MFS transporter, with protein sequence MRGLPATAWLLGLASLLNDVSSEAIFPLLPLLLTQVLAGGMRYLGAVEGGADALAAAVKVAAGRWSDRGPRRLLVAGGYGLPALARAGIAAALAPWHVLAARLLDRLGKGIRSGPRDALLSDAVAGDDVGRAFGLQRSMDHLGAAIGPLLAAGLLAAGVGLRATFWIAAALGMAAPALLLRGLREPRAGAGAGTGSPRAGAPPPAPLPAPLRRYLVLAALFAMGNSTDAFLLAKARLVGYPAATLPLLWFGHHLVKTLTGAPGGALSDRLPRGLVVAGGWTAYALAYAGFSVAGTRLEVALLFGFYALYHGLTEGAERALVADLAPAGGRGRAFGWYYGAAGAAALPAGLLTGWLWEARGPAVALGTCAAFAGAAAALLLATPALHRTQPAGPAPASP encoded by the coding sequence TTGCGTGGACTGCCGGCCACGGCCTGGCTGCTCGGGCTCGCGAGCCTGCTGAACGACGTCTCGAGCGAGGCGATCTTCCCGCTCCTGCCGCTCCTGCTCACGCAGGTGCTCGCGGGCGGGATGCGCTACCTCGGCGCGGTCGAGGGCGGCGCCGACGCGCTCGCCGCGGCGGTGAAGGTGGCGGCCGGACGCTGGTCCGACCGCGGGCCGCGGCGGCTGCTCGTGGCGGGCGGCTACGGCCTCCCGGCGCTGGCGCGCGCCGGGATCGCCGCCGCCCTCGCCCCGTGGCACGTCCTCGCGGCGCGGCTCCTCGATCGGCTCGGCAAGGGGATCCGCTCCGGCCCGCGCGACGCGCTCCTCTCCGACGCGGTGGCGGGCGACGACGTGGGGCGCGCGTTCGGCCTGCAGCGATCGATGGACCACCTCGGCGCGGCCATCGGGCCGCTCCTCGCCGCCGGGCTGCTCGCGGCGGGGGTCGGGCTGCGCGCCACGTTCTGGATCGCGGCGGCGCTCGGCATGGCCGCGCCGGCGCTGCTGCTCCGCGGGCTCCGCGAGCCGCGGGCGGGCGCGGGCGCCGGGACCGGGTCGCCGCGCGCGGGAGCGCCCCCGCCCGCCCCACTGCCGGCCCCGCTCCGGCGCTACCTCGTCCTCGCGGCGCTCTTCGCGATGGGGAACTCCACCGACGCGTTCCTGCTCGCCAAGGCGCGCCTCGTCGGCTACCCGGCGGCGACGCTGCCGCTGCTCTGGTTCGGCCACCACCTCGTCAAGACGCTCACGGGGGCCCCCGGCGGCGCGCTCTCCGACCGGCTCCCGCGCGGGCTCGTGGTGGCGGGGGGGTGGACGGCCTACGCGCTCGCCTACGCCGGGTTCTCGGTCGCGGGGACCCGCCTCGAGGTGGCGCTGCTCTTCGGGTTCTACGCGCTCTACCACGGGCTCACGGAGGGGGCGGAGCGCGCGCTGGTGGCCGACCTCGCGCCCGCGGGCGGGCGGGGTCGCGCCTTCGGCTGGTACTACGGGGCGGCCGGGGCGGCCGCGCTCCCCGCCGGGCTGCTCACCGGCTGGCTCTGGGAGGCCCGCGGCCCGGCGGTCGCGCTCGGGACCTGCGCCGCCTTCGCGGGCGCCGCCGCGGCGCTGCTGCTCGCCACGCCGGCGCTGCACCGGACGCAGCCCGCGGGGCCAGCCCCCGCTTCGCCTTGA
- the rpsG gene encoding 30S ribosomal protein S7, protein MPRRRVVVKRKILPDPKFQDRVVAKFVNNLMKEGKKSVGEKIIYGAFSQVETKLKDDPLKIFKKALDNVKPMVEVKSRRVGGATYQVPVEVRQDRRVALAMRWLIEYSKGRGEKTMVEKLAGEIIDAANNRGNAVKKREDTHKMAEANKAFAHYRW, encoded by the coding sequence ATGCCTCGTCGTCGCGTGGTGGTGAAGCGGAAGATCCTCCCCGATCCCAAGTTCCAGGACCGGGTGGTGGCGAAGTTCGTCAACAACCTGATGAAGGAAGGCAAGAAGTCGGTGGGTGAGAAGATCATCTACGGCGCCTTCTCCCAGGTCGAGACCAAGCTGAAGGACGACCCGCTCAAGATCTTCAAGAAGGCGCTCGACAACGTGAAGCCCATGGTCGAGGTGAAGAGCCGCCGCGTCGGCGGCGCCACCTACCAGGTGCCGGTCGAGGTCCGTCAGGACCGCCGCGTCGCGCTTGCCATGCGCTGGCTCATCGAGTACAGCAAGGGCCGCGGCGAGAAGACGATGGTCGAGAAGCTGGCCGGCGAGATCATCGACGCCGCCAACAACCGCGGCAACGCGGTGAAGAAGCGTGAAGACACGCACAAGATGGCCGAGGCCAACAAGGCCTTCGCGCACTATCGCTGGTAA
- the mutY gene encoding A/G-specific adenine glycosylase: MPVPAARRAALRRALLAWYDAGHRALPWRGPQHGADPYRVWLAEVMLQQTQVATAAPYFRRFVARFPTLAALAAAPEEEVLALWSGLGYYARARHLHAAAREALARHGGLPRTVAELRALPGFGPYTAGAVASIAFAVPAAAVDGNVARVLQRVFALPGSASDAAVRREVAARAEALVPPARPGDFNQALMDLGATVCTPAGPACPRCPLAARCAARAAGRVAGIPAPRRRPAPAPLLLACAVVRGPRGLLLARRPARGLFAGLWAPPCAEVREGEPRAALAAALAALGIPGDIGEERASLRRTLTHRALTLRAYHAVLRRPGPRGGGGELRWAAPGELATLGLPTAARLLLERL, from the coding sequence GTGCCCGTCCCCGCCGCCCGCCGCGCCGCGCTCCGCCGCGCGCTCCTCGCCTGGTACGACGCCGGCCACCGCGCGCTGCCGTGGCGGGGGCCGCAGCACGGGGCCGATCCCTACCGCGTCTGGCTCGCGGAGGTGATGCTGCAGCAGACGCAGGTGGCGACCGCCGCGCCGTACTTCCGCCGCTTCGTGGCGCGCTTCCCGACGCTCGCCGCGCTCGCCGCCGCGCCGGAGGAGGAGGTGCTCGCGCTCTGGAGCGGGCTCGGCTACTACGCCCGCGCCCGCCATCTCCACGCCGCCGCCCGCGAGGCGCTGGCGCGCCACGGCGGGCTGCCGCGCACCGTGGCCGAGCTGCGCGCGCTGCCCGGCTTCGGGCCGTACACGGCGGGCGCGGTGGCGAGCATCGCCTTCGCGGTGCCCGCGGCGGCGGTGGACGGGAACGTCGCGCGCGTGCTGCAGCGGGTCTTCGCGCTGCCGGGGAGCGCGAGCGACGCCGCGGTGCGGCGCGAGGTCGCGGCAAGGGCCGAGGCGCTCGTCCCGCCCGCGCGGCCGGGCGACTTCAACCAGGCGCTCATGGACCTCGGCGCCACCGTCTGCACCCCGGCCGGGCCCGCCTGTCCCCGCTGCCCGCTCGCGGCCCGCTGCGCGGCGCGCGCGGCGGGGCGGGTCGCGGGGATCCCGGCCCCGCGGCGGCGGCCGGCCCCGGCGCCGCTCCTCCTCGCCTGCGCGGTGGTGCGCGGGCCCCGCGGCCTGCTCCTGGCGCGCCGCCCGGCCCGCGGGCTCTTCGCCGGGCTCTGGGCGCCGCCGTGCGCGGAGGTGCGCGAGGGGGAGCCGCGGGCGGCGCTCGCCGCCGCGCTCGCCGCCCTGGGGATACCGGGCGACATCGGGGAGGAACGGGCCAGCCTGCGCCGCACCCTGACCCACCGGGCGCTCACGCTGCGCGCCTACCACGCGGTCCTCCGACGGCCGGGGCCCCGGGGCGGGGGAGGGGAGCTGCGCTGGGCGGCCCCCGGCGAGCTCGCGACCCTGGGCCTCCCCACCGCGGCGCGCCTGCTGCTCGAGCGGCTCTGA
- the mtgA gene encoding monofunctional biosynthetic peptidoglycan transglycosylase codes for MAPRLSIRALVLLALAGLAALAAGLWLTLPDPRPLAAKPPRTTAVIEQRRREAEAAGRPFRPRLAWVPLERISPRLVAAVLASEDARFFGHGPFDWDAIQLAAEKDWEERRFARGASTITQQLAKNLYLGTEKSLWRKGREALIATRMERDLKKRRILALYLNVAEWGDGVFGAEAGARARFGVSAAGLSTAQAAVMAAMLPAPRRCDLHHPSRWLKRRARHVLRELVASGRVGPGEAQAARDELERILGEAPRAPLAEPPPDDGPDEPPPDDV; via the coding sequence GTGGCACCCCGTCTCTCCATCCGCGCCCTCGTCCTCCTCGCCCTCGCCGGGCTCGCGGCGCTCGCCGCCGGTCTCTGGCTCACCCTCCCCGACCCGCGCCCCCTCGCGGCGAAGCCGCCCCGCACCACGGCGGTCATCGAGCAGCGGCGCCGCGAGGCGGAGGCGGCGGGGCGGCCCTTCCGGCCGCGGCTGGCGTGGGTGCCGCTCGAGCGGATCTCGCCCCGGCTCGTCGCCGCGGTGCTGGCCTCGGAGGACGCCCGCTTCTTCGGCCACGGCCCGTTCGACTGGGACGCCATCCAGCTCGCGGCCGAGAAGGACTGGGAGGAGCGGCGCTTCGCGCGCGGCGCCTCCACCATCACCCAGCAGCTCGCCAAGAACCTCTACCTCGGCACCGAGAAGAGCCTCTGGCGCAAGGGGCGCGAGGCGCTCATCGCGACGCGGATGGAGCGGGACCTCAAGAAGCGGCGGATCCTCGCGCTCTACCTCAACGTCGCGGAGTGGGGCGACGGGGTGTTCGGCGCCGAGGCGGGCGCGCGGGCGCGCTTCGGCGTCTCCGCCGCGGGGCTCTCGACGGCGCAGGCGGCGGTGATGGCGGCGATGCTGCCGGCGCCGCGCCGCTGCGACCTCCACCACCCCTCGCGCTGGCTCAAGCGGCGCGCCCGCCACGTGCTCCGGGAGCTCGTCGCCAGCGGCCGCGTCGGCCCGGGCGAGGCCCAGGCCGCGCGCGACGAGCTCGAGCGGATCCTCGGCGAGGCGCCGCGCGCCCCGCTCGCCGAGCCCCCGCCGGACGACGGACCGGACGAGCCGCCGCCCGACGACGTCTGA